One genomic segment of Paenibacillus sp. FSL H8-0332 includes these proteins:
- a CDS encoding Flp1 family type IVb pilin: protein MLTQMVEGAKGFWKDEEGLGTLEMILIIAVLIAVVLVFREEIVKVVKDLIGTAGDKSQEVFE, encoded by the coding sequence ATGTTAACACAGATGGTAGAAGGAGCAAAGGGCTTTTGGAAAGATGAGGAGGGGCTGGGAACGTTGGAGATGATCCTGATCATTGCTGTGCTGATTGCGGTCGTTCTGGTATTCCGTGAGGAGATTGTGAAGGTGGTTAAGGATCTGATCGGTACTGCCGGAGATAAGAGCCAGGAAGTCTTTGAGTGA
- a CDS encoding TadE family protein: MIPLREDEGSFTIEASLLLPIVMGITMVLLFFSLYTYQKSMLLQIASATTERAAYNWENSNRATSGEFQTGNADPLYWKIGEDGLLASLFGSGAENGSTAITLPGNAEEGGPLPVVKLRRAAQMVPAGLQGKMSYVYGLTGRRISTELKKVLSLPVLDTMLADGAVPEVYARSYVTEPVEFIRTVDLMRYYGSKFKQHSSAGKEGSGMEKKHAALMLDKLK, from the coding sequence GTGATTCCGCTGCGGGAGGATGAGGGGAGCTTCACTATCGAAGCTTCGCTTCTGCTGCCGATTGTTATGGGGATTACGATGGTACTGCTGTTCTTCTCCTTATATACCTATCAGAAGTCGATGCTGCTTCAGATTGCCTCAGCTACTACCGAACGGGCTGCTTATAACTGGGAGAATAGCAACCGGGCTACAAGCGGAGAATTTCAAACCGGAAATGCTGATCCGCTGTACTGGAAGATCGGTGAGGACGGACTGTTGGCTTCGCTATTCGGTTCAGGAGCAGAGAATGGCAGTACGGCCATTACACTGCCTGGTAATGCTGAAGAAGGAGGGCCCCTGCCGGTAGTGAAGCTTCGCCGGGCAGCACAGATGGTACCTGCCGGATTGCAAGGGAAAATGAGCTACGTCTACGGATTGACAGGCCGCAGAATCAGTACGGAGCTGAAGAAAGTGCTGAGTCTGCCTGTTCTGGACACTATGCTGGCCGATGGAGCCGTACCTGAGGTGTATGCACGCTCCTACGTTACGGAGCCTGTTGAATTCATAAGAACAGTGGATCTTATGCGTTACTACGGGTCGAAGTTCAAACAGCATTCCTCCGCCGGTAAGGAGGGGAGCGGCATGGAGAAAAAGCATGCAGCACTGATGCTGGATAAGCTGAAGTAA
- a CDS encoding prepilin peptidase, whose amino-acid sequence MTEWALWGCLPFLTAALFTDIRWMRIPNWITLPALIGGLLLQLIINGWQGLLFSLCGSGAGFLLLLIMYFIGAVGAGDVKLFAAIGAWTGVLFSLQVIVYSVLLGAVVGWIIILYRRETGRRLRSIISRTAGFLVLRNVSPVKGREGELLRFPFMLAVFPGFICAYLYF is encoded by the coding sequence ATGACGGAATGGGCGTTATGGGGCTGCCTGCCGTTCCTGACAGCGGCATTATTCACAGATATACGCTGGATGAGAATTCCTAACTGGATTACACTGCCTGCGCTGATCGGCGGACTGCTCCTGCAGTTGATTATCAATGGCTGGCAGGGGCTGCTGTTTTCACTTTGCGGCAGTGGAGCAGGCTTCCTGCTCCTGCTAATTATGTATTTTATCGGGGCGGTGGGGGCTGGCGATGTGAAGCTCTTTGCGGCTATCGGTGCTTGGACCGGAGTGCTATTCTCGCTTCAGGTCATTGTCTATTCGGTGCTCTTGGGGGCGGTCGTAGGCTGGATTATCATTCTCTACAGGAGGGAGACTGGGCGCAGGCTGCGCAGCATAATTAGCAGAACAGCCGGGTTCCTGGTGCTCCGTAATGTGAGTCCGGTCAAAGGCCGGGAAGGGGAACTGCTCAGGTTTCCCTTTATGCTGGCCGTGTTCCCGGGATTCATCTGTGCTTATCTATATTTCTGA
- a CDS encoding TadE/TadG family type IV pilus assembly protein yields the protein MKRWLRKSPGPKDEGSMVVEAALILPVFLLFVLFLIFIIQMTLYSTALQSTASDTVKIISTHMYPAALAMQQQEVEGGGDKAEEAGEGEHSDDADFSGIWSIPRLSITEWSEDYVEKLPQPMESWVKAMVREGEGPLQKVQAGASEAALDLVLKPMLRPYLSSDLLEYSRIHVSNVTVPDLRKGTQPYFGMVVSYELPMRVPFLNEKIVLEASAVERLWVGNTDSSGEGNTAEPAEEAGTIVILEKPNPGVANHQGIIKVKVPPGASANLSIFYKSGQSTAKYLGWKQADEHGYIEWEWKIGVNTTQGTWPFVVSLADGTTLQATFTVVKK from the coding sequence ATGAAGCGGTGGCTGAGGAAATCGCCGGGCCCTAAGGATGAAGGCAGCATGGTTGTGGAGGCGGCACTGATTCTGCCAGTGTTCCTGTTATTTGTCCTGTTCCTCATCTTCATAATTCAAATGACCTTGTATTCTACAGCACTGCAGAGTACGGCTTCTGACACTGTCAAAATAATCTCAACCCATATGTATCCAGCAGCGCTGGCAATGCAGCAGCAGGAGGTGGAAGGTGGAGGAGATAAAGCCGAAGAAGCAGGTGAGGGTGAGCACTCAGATGATGCGGACTTCTCCGGCATCTGGAGCATACCTCGGCTGTCAATAACGGAGTGGAGTGAGGACTACGTGGAGAAGCTTCCGCAGCCGATGGAATCCTGGGTCAAGGCTATGGTCCGGGAGGGAGAAGGGCCGCTGCAGAAGGTGCAGGCGGGAGCATCGGAGGCTGCGCTGGATCTGGTGCTTAAGCCGATGCTGCGGCCTTATCTGTCCTCAGACCTGCTTGAATATAGCAGAATTCATGTGTCTAATGTCACTGTACCTGATCTGAGAAAAGGGACACAGCCGTATTTCGGTATGGTAGTCAGCTATGAGCTGCCAATGCGAGTCCCGTTCCTGAATGAAAAAATCGTACTGGAGGCCAGCGCAGTTGAACGCTTATGGGTCGGCAACACCGATTCTTCCGGGGAAGGAAATACGGCTGAACCTGCTGAGGAGGCCGGGACCATTGTGATCCTGGAGAAGCCGAATCCGGGAGTAGCGAATCACCAGGGTATCATCAAGGTGAAGGTGCCTCCCGGGGCATCGGCCAATCTGTCGATCTTCTATAAGAGCGGCCAGAGTACTGCCAAGTATCTGGGCTGGAAGCAGGCGGATGAACACGGGTACATCGAATGGGAATGGAAGATCGGCGTGAATACTACGCAGGGTACCTGGCCTTTCGTGGTTAGTCTGGCTGATGGAACTACGCTTCAGGCGACTTTTACAGTGGTCAAAAAATAA